The nucleotide sequence GGCCAGTCCCCCATGCAAAGGAGTGGAGAAGGCAATGATCCTTACCCGCACGTCGACGTCCGTTTCGTGAGACATCGCCACTCTGGGAGCTCCATGACACGATGCGACTGTGAGCATAAGCGTGTCCGGGGCGTCCAATCCTGCATCCATCACGTTGACGCCGCTGCGCCATGCGCCTCCGCCGAGGTAATACCAAACCATCAGACAGGCAATGAAGACCAACAGGCTTGTCATCAAGACGGCGACGACCAGCGGCCATATACGACCGGACAGGAATCCCTTTGAATCTGAATTGCTAGCCATAGACCCTACTAATCAAACGTTGGACCAGCCACTCATCCGTGCCTGAAGGAGTACGTAGTTATCAGGCCGGATACTCACAGCGCGCGAATCCCGATGCACGGAGAAGCTCCAAGCTGAGTGAGGCGCAGACCAGAGATCGCTTCGCCTTCTTCAGAGGCTCCTACGCAGTTCTTTTGCGAGGATTTCCGGCCAGGGTAGCAGCCTAACACGATTACCACGCTCCTGGTCCGCGCCGACCAGATTCGGGACGAGGTTTTCCGGAGAGCGCGCACTGACATCTCCCTCGGCCTTCTATGCCACCCTAGTAGATGGCGAAACCAGCCTGAACGCTGAGGGAAAGCGTTACCTCGCCACCGCTGACGCTCGGTGCCCTCAGAGGTGCAGGTGCAGGCGCCGCAGGCCAGGAAGAGCCACCCGCGAACCCTCTGGCGGGCGGGCCAGCAGCGCCTTCGCTGATGTATATCAGCCGCCCAAGCGTGACTTCGGACAGCTCAGCAAGATGTCCGGCCTTCGACCTGGCGTCCGCGACCGCCATCTCGCGCAACTCGGCCATTCTCGGCTTTGTGTCTTCCAGCCGGAAGTTGACGTCGTTTATTTGAACGTTATCGCCGCCGGCCGTCACCACCTCATCTATGACCTCGCCGACACTATCAAGGTCCCGCAGCTTTACCGTCGCGTTATTTCTGACGCGGTAGCCTGTAAGCACCTCCTTGCTGGTACGAACGCCATCCACTTCCTCTTCCACACGGTTGTAACGAGGATAGACGCTGAATCGGCCCGTCTGAATGTCCCCGTCCTTGACGCCTCTGGCCTTGAGCGCTTCAACTA is from Chloroflexota bacterium and encodes:
- a CDS encoding DUF541 domain-containing protein, producing MNRISAILIAVAAVLATLAAVSMNGTEAAASPDKGSNLNERGIPASYGTDGTGIWVSGRGTITVAPDLATLELGVEARAANVSEANSQASAAMDAIVEALKARGVKDGDIQTGRFSVYPRYNRVEEEVDGVRTSKEVLTGYRVRNNATVKLRDLDSVGEVIDEVVTAGGDNVQINDVNFRLEDTKPRMAELREMAVADARSKAGHLAELSEVTLGRLIYISEGAAGPPARGFAGGSSWPAAPAPAPLRAPSVSGGEVTLSLSVQAGFAIY